The Opitutus sp. ER46 genome segment TAGCCGATACCAGCCTCAGGGTCGTAATATGCACGAATCAACTCCGCGCGCTTCGTTTCGGGCAGCTTCGCCCAGGTGTCGGCCGCCGCATCGGTCAAGGCGCCACCGATTCCGATGATCGTTTGGAACGACTTCGCCGCATCGACGTAGATCAGTGCCTCCTTCTCGGTGATCGGAGTCACGGGGACGAGCGACTGCGCGGGCGCGGCTCTCAAGCGCTGCCCCGTATCGCGCGCCGTGACGAAAATCTCCACGCGATCGACCGCGTGGAGCGGCAGGACGCTACTAGCCAGGACAGCGCAGACGGTAAGGGACGAACGGAATCTCATGGGGTAAGGAGGGGGTCGGACATGAGCCTGATGGAATCCGCGCCCGAGAGCACGGCTGGAATTGGCACGCTCAGCCAGTCACGCAGGACGGACGCGTAAACGGCACGATAGTCGCGGTCGGCGCGGCCATCCGGCGGCGCGGCCAAGGTCATGGTCGGAGGCACCCGGCGGCCAGTGAGTCGCGTCCCGGCCAGCATGACCAGCGCACCGCGGCCGTGCTCCGTGCCGCCCTGCGCGTTCTCCGCGGCCGTGCGCCCAAACTCACTGAAGACGACCGTCAACACCCGATCCGCGACCACGCGCCGCTGGATCCGCCGCTGAAAGTCCGCCAGTGCGCCGGCGAACTCGGCCAGCGGACGGGCCCCCGTCTCCCTTTGCGCGAAGTGGGTGTCGAACCCACCTCCGGCCAGGAACACTAGTTCCACGCCGTCGGTGGTTCCGACGCATTCTGCCGCCTCCGCCAGCAAACGGGGCAAGGGGCCTCCCGCGGTGTCCAGCGGCACACTCACCTCGCGGCCGCGGCCCGGCGCGCCGGCGTCAGGCGAGCGTACAAACACCCGCGGCTCGGCACGCGTTCCCCGCCAGCAGCTCACCGGCACCCCGGCGTGCTCGAGTTGCTGGGCGGTTCGGCCGAGCCAGCCCGACGCCAGGCGCTGTTCCGGCGAGGCGGGCGCGGTCTGCCAGATCTCCGTCGCCCGAAAATGCGTCGGGCAGGTCGCCCCCCACCCCACCGCGGGACAAAACAACAGCAGGCCGTCATCCCACAACCGCCCCAACGGGGCACAGGTCCGGTTCAAGGCCACCGCATCGTCCAAGCGCGTCACTTCACCCCGCCCCAGGGCGAGCGTGGGGCGCAATCGCGCGTACTCGGAGGAGCCATACGGCACCAGCACGTCAAAGGCATCGAGGCCGCCGGCGAGCTGGATCAGCACGAGGGAACAGCGGCCATTGGGCGCGCGGCCGTCCGCGGCTCGCGCCCAGGGCGATCCGCCCGGCAGCGCACTGATGGCCAGTGTGGCCCCGAGGCCGTGGATAAAGCTCCGGCGCGTCAGTGGATGAGTCAGGGGCGTCATCGGCTAGACCAGGGCATTCTGGCGGCACACCCGGCTGAACCAGGCGGCGCTCGCCTTGGGTGTCCGCACCTGCGTGGCGAAGTCGTTGTGCACGATGCCGAACCGCCGGCCATTGCCGTCGGCCCACTCAAAATTGTCGAGGAACGACCAGACAAAGTAGCCGTCCACCGGCACCCCGTCGTCACTGGCCCGCTTCAGTTCCCGCAGGCATGCGCGCAGGTACTCGAGCCGGTGCAGGTCGAAGAGTTCACCGTTCACCGGCGGCGTCTCGTCGTACCCCGCGCCGTTTTCGAGGATGTACAGATGCTCCACGCCGAAGACGCGCGCGGCCAGCCGCGGTCCCCAGTACAGCGCGCGCGCATTCAGCTTCAGCCACGGGCTGTCGGCGACGGGATAGTGCACGGGATACGCCAGCGCCTCCGGCCGGCCATCGGGGCCGCGGCGCACGCATTGCCCGGAGTAGAGGTTGAGCCCAAGAAAATCCGTGGGCTGGGTGATCAACTCGAGGTCGGTGGGCGCCATCTGCGGCAGCCATCCGCTGGTGAAATCGAGATACGTCCGGCCATAGGTGCCGCGATAGATCGGCTCGAGCACCCGGCAGCTCTGGGCGGCGAACAGCGCTTCCGCCGCCGCAATGTCGGCGGCCTCCTCGACCAGCGGAATCGGCACGCTGCTGTTATCACAAAGCCCGACGACCGCGCCCGCCCCGCCGTGCTCCCGGACCGCGCGCACCCCATGGCCGTGGCCCACGAGCGCGTGGTGCACCGCCTGGTTGACCAACTCGGCCTTTTCCTTGCGCCCCGGCGCATGGCGGCCGATCGCGTATCCGTTGTCCACGAACACGCGGATCTCGTTCAGCGTGATCCAGTGCTTCACGCGATCGCCATAGCTGCGCACGATCAGGTCGGCATAGTCGGCGAACGCGTCCGCCACGAGCCGCTCCGGCCAGCCGCCGCGCGCCTCGAGGGCCTGCGGCAGGTCCCAGTGAAACATCGTTACCCAGGGCGTGATGCCCCGCTCGAGCAGGGCATCGATCACCCGGTGGTAGTGATCCACCCCGGCCCGGTTCACCCGCCCGTCGCCGTCCGGCATCAAGCGCGGCCACGCCAGCGACAGCCGATGATGCCGCACCCCCAGTTGCGCCATGAGGTCGAAGTCGGCCCGGTAGCGGTGATAGTGGTCGCACGCCACCGCCGGGGTGTCGCCCCGCGCGACCGCCCCCGGCCGGCGGGCGAACCCGTCCCAGACCGACGCCGACTTGCCGTCCGCGTCCGCCGCGCCCTCGACCTGCGGCGCCGCCGTCGCCACCCCCCAGACAAAGCCGGGGGGAAACGGGGCCGGGGTGGGAGCTCGACTGAGGACGGCAGGCATCGCGAACACCGGGTCGGGGCGTCAGAACGTGCCGCGCAGGCCGAACGTCCAGTTCGTGCCGTAATTTTCGAGTCGATACAGCACATCCGGATTGCCGGCGCTGCGTTCGAAGATGCGGTGCGGTTCCTCGAGGATGTTGCGGCCCTGGAAATAGAAGCTGAGCCCCTCGCGGATGCGGAAGCCGCCGCTGAGGTCGTACTTCACGTTCGAAACGAGATAGCGGTTGCTCGTGCCCTGGAACCAGGGGGAGTTGTCGCGCCAGACGCCGTTGAGCGCGATGTTGAACCGGCCGTAGCGATAACTCAGCCCGCCCTTCACGGAGTTCGGCACCGTGCCATAGGTGCGACGGCTGGCCTTGGTGCGCGTGAAGGACAGGTTGAGCGCCGTGCCCTGGAAGGCGCGGGGCAGGAAGGTGAACTGCTGGAGGTACGAGACCTCCAGCGAGCGGAAGATCGTGGGCGTGTCGGCGTTCGTGAAACTCTGAAACTCGAAGCCCTCGTAAGCCGGATCGGTGTTGCCGTACTCCTCGGCGGTCAGGCGGCGCCCGACCTGCTGGTTCACCAGCTTGTTGTACGAGCCGATCACCTGGAGATTGCTGCTGCCGCTCCGCCCGAAGAAGTAGCTCATCGAGGCAACGACCTTCTCCGATCGCTCGGGCAGCAGGTTCGGGTTGGGCGTCGTGACGACCTCGTTGGTGTCATCCACCTGGCGGGTGCCGGCGATCCACTGCAGCGGCGGGCGCTTGATCGCTTTGCCCCAGCCGATGTCGGCGAGCAGATTGGAGGCGAACGCGTATTTGGCGGTCATGCTCGGGAAGTAGTTGTGATACCTGCCCTCGCGCGCCACGCGCGGCGCGTTCGCATACTTGTAGTCCATGCCGGCCCACGTGGTTGGATTCCCCGAAGCGTCAACGGGGTATCCGGCCGCCACGATCTCGCTGCGCGAGCGCGGCATCAGGTCCTTCGACTCGATCCGGGTTTCCTCGAAGCGGACGCCGCCCTGCAGGCGGAGCTTGTTGATGCGGCTGTTGGCCATGAGGTACGCCGCCGGAATCGTCTCCCGCACGTCGAAGGTCGGGCTGTTCGTGTAGCGGCCCTGCTCGTACTGCGCGGTGGTGATGATGCCCTCGCTCTCTCCCCGGACGAAATACTCGGGATGCGAGCGGAAGAGTTCGCCGAGCATGTCGCGATTCGGGAACGCCGGCGCGCCGCCGCCGCCGATCGAGGTGAACGTCGCGCCCACCTGGTTGCCCGCGCCATAGAGCCGGAAATCGCTCGGGAACTGCGCGAAAGTGCCCGTCGCGCCGCCACCGGGCCCGGCGTAGCGCCAGACATCATAGGCATTGGAGCTGCTCGTGATGCGGTGACTC includes the following:
- a CDS encoding DUF1501 domain-containing protein, whose product is MTPLTHPLTRRSFIHGLGATLAISALPGGSPWARAADGRAPNGRCSLVLIQLAGGLDAFDVLVPYGSSEYARLRPTLALGRGEVTRLDDAVALNRTCAPLGRLWDDGLLLFCPAVGWGATCPTHFRATEIWQTAPASPEQRLASGWLGRTAQQLEHAGVPVSCWRGTRAEPRVFVRSPDAGAPGRGREVSVPLDTAGGPLPRLLAEAAECVGTTDGVELVFLAGGGFDTHFAQRETGARPLAEFAGALADFQRRIQRRVVADRVLTVVFSEFGRTAAENAQGGTEHGRGALVMLAGTRLTGRRVPPTMTLAAPPDGRADRDYRAVYASVLRDWLSVPIPAVLSGADSIRLMSDPLLTP
- a CDS encoding GH1 family beta-glucosidase produces the protein MPAVLSRAPTPAPFPPGFVWGVATAAPQVEGAADADGKSASVWDGFARRPGAVARGDTPAVACDHYHRYRADFDLMAQLGVRHHRLSLAWPRLMPDGDGRVNRAGVDHYHRVIDALLERGITPWVTMFHWDLPQALEARGGWPERLVADAFADYADLIVRSYGDRVKHWITLNEIRVFVDNGYAIGRHAPGRKEKAELVNQAVHHALVGHGHGVRAVREHGGAGAVVGLCDNSSVPIPLVEEAADIAAAEALFAAQSCRVLEPIYRGTYGRTYLDFTSGWLPQMAPTDLELITQPTDFLGLNLYSGQCVRRGPDGRPEALAYPVHYPVADSPWLKLNARALYWGPRLAARVFGVEHLYILENGAGYDETPPVNGELFDLHRLEYLRACLRELKRASDDGVPVDGYFVWSFLDNFEWADGNGRRFGIVHNDFATQVRTPKASAAWFSRVCRQNALV